A region of the Microbulbifer pacificus genome:
AAAGCCTGGGTGTTATTCACATGGTGGACGAGTATTTCGGCGCGGAGACCTTCCGCCCCGCCCTCGGCCGCTATATCGAAACCTTCGCCGACGGCGTGGCTGACTCACCGGACTTTTATAAAGTGATCGGCGAGCAGACCAACAGCCCGCAGCTCACCGACACCTTCCGCACCTTTGTGGAACAGAAAGGCGTGCCGCAGCTGGACCTGACTCTCGACTGCAACACCGCCGGCGATGCCAAGCTCCACGTCAAACAGGCGCGCTACAAGCCGCTGGGTTCACCGATCCAGGAAGTCGGCCAGCAGTGGAGCATTCCCTTGTGTATGCGTGCCAGCACCGGCGTCAGCCAGTGTGAATTCCTCACCGAGACCGAGCAGACCGTGGACATCTCCGGCGGCACGTGCCCGAAATGGGTGATGCCCAATGTGGACGGCAGCGGCTACTACCGCTTCAACCTGGATGAGAAAAACTGGCAGGCACTGCTCGCGCAGTTCGACCAGTTGAGCCCCACCGAACGCCTGAGCCTGATCGACAGCGCCTTCGCCGCCTTCGAGGCAGGCAACCTGCAACCCGCCCTGCTCACCGAGGTGATCCGCCTCTCTGCCAACGCCGACAAGCGCCAGGTTGTGGAAGCGCCACTGGGCTACCTGTCCAAATACGCCGCGCACTACGTGGACAACGATCACGCGGGCGACTGGCAGGCATTTCTCGACAAGCTCTACAGCGGCAGGCTCAATGCGCTGCAGCAGGAAAGTGATCCCGACAGCCAATTGCTGTACAGCAGCCTGATCGGTTTCCTGGCGCTGGAAGGCAACAACCCCAACGCGCGCAAAGCCCTGCGTGAAAAGGCCGAACAATTCACCGGTTTCAACCAGCCGAGAAACCCGGGCGCTCTCGATTCCGACCTGTATGAAGCCGCACTCACCGTTGCGGTACAGGATTCCGGCAAGGCGTTTCTCGACCACCTGATCAAGGTCCGCAGTGAACTGGATGACCCGCTGTTCGAAAGCGCCAGTGCCAACGCCATCGGCCGCGTCACCGAGCCTTCGCAATTGGACACCATCCACAACCTGGCGCTCAGCGACAGCATGGGCACACGCGAGGCCTTCGGCCTGATTCGCAATGCTCTGGCGGAGCCCAAACTCCAGGCACGCAACTGGCAGTGGCTGCAGGACAATTTCAGCAGCGTGGTAACGAAAATCCCGGAGCAGTGGCGCCGCGATACCCCGCGCTTCGCCGCGAACTTCTGCGACCAGCATTCACTGCAACAGGTGCAGTTGCTGTTCACCCAGCAACAGAAACTGGTGCCCGGCTACGAGCGTGCCCTGGCGCAGACGGAAGAAGGTATCAACCTGTGCATGGCCCTGAAAGAAAAGGGACAGGCACTGGTCGCGGGCCTGAAATAAGGCTTTCACATAACAAAAAATGGCAGCCCAGGCTGCCATTTTTTTGCATATGCAATTGTAGTTAGCGGTTCAGACAAACCCTGCCTGGGTAAGCACTTGCCGCATTGGCTGCAACGCCTTCTCGACATTCTTCCACTTTCCAACAGAAGTCGCGTAAACCGGCTGCCGCACCTGGCTGGCACTTGCGGTAGCCGTTCCCAGCCGGGTATTCATGTGAAAATCCGCAACCGACGCTGACCAGTGCAGCCCGCAAAAGGCATACAGTTGCTGTGTTTCCCTGGCGAAGTCCTTTACCAGTCGCTCGTAGTGGACATCAAGAACCCCGTCACCCACCACAGTTTGCCAGTGCGCCATCAGCGCCCGGTATTTGAGGAAATACCTGGCCAGCTCTTGCTGATCGTATGAAAACGGATAGGCGTTCCTGAACTGGGTCTTGTAAATGGCATAACAGGTATCCATCGCATCGCGACAGAGATGCACGATTTTTGCCCCGGGCAATGCCAGCCGAATCAGGCCCACATACAGAAAATTCATCGGATTCTTATCGAGAATCAATTCCGAGCCTTCCCGGGATACCCTGCCTTTGATTTCCTGCAGATAGTTCCGCCCCAACTGCTCAAAATCAATGCCCGCGGCAATCTCTACCAGACCCTTGTTACCTGGAACCGTTTCACCGCTGTTCTCGCGTGCAATTTCCTCAATCATTTCCGTGAGCAGGCGTGAAAAAATTCCCGGTTCACCTGCCGATACCACCTGCCCGTT
Encoded here:
- a CDS encoding M1 family metallopeptidase — encoded protein: MRNTTLPGLALPSLLAGLLLLGGCDTANKSTQEQAADKPAASDSAVKDSAKTDLEAPAKGEEQPPAGKLPEGVRPKAYRLDLTLDPRQDRFHGQVEIDIEVDNPTDHIWMHGNNIDVTDIKGLLPGADGKQKAEDKIVPAHYRQMLDSGVVRVDFAGGIPAGEITLRIQYNAPFDKNLAGLFKVEEKGEAYALAKSESIQARRYLPGFDEPGLKATYDISLTIPKGYVAIGNAPEIGRSDVEGGMEKVTFAQTRPMSTYLLSLAVGPFDVVERPAIPANKYRKHELPLRGFARKGRGEDLKYILDVTPQMLRIFEEQLQRPYPFKKFDIIAAPQWPSGATELSAAITYREERILVEGDEPAPGLRLALLGVHAHEMAHMWFGNLVTPPWWDDLWLKEGFATWGTPLVLTTMEPDGGHDLNAAVSAIRAMKLDSLASTRAIREPITDNNDIRNAYDAITYSKSLGVIHMVDEYFGAETFRPALGRYIETFADGVADSPDFYKVIGEQTNSPQLTDTFRTFVEQKGVPQLDLTLDCNTAGDAKLHVKQARYKPLGSPIQEVGQQWSIPLCMRASTGVSQCEFLTETEQTVDISGGTCPKWVMPNVDGSGYYRFNLDEKNWQALLAQFDQLSPTERLSLIDSAFAAFEAGNLQPALLTEVIRLSANADKRQVVEAPLGYLSKYAAHYVDNDHAGDWQAFLDKLYSGRLNALQQESDPDSQLLYSSLIGFLALEGNNPNARKALREKAEQFTGFNQPRNPGALDSDLYEAALTVAVQDSGKAFLDHLIKVRSELDDPLFESASANAIGRVTEPSQLDTIHNLALSDSMGTREAFGLIRNALAEPKLQARNWQWLQDNFSSVVTKIPEQWRRDTPRFAANFCDQHSLQQVQLLFTQQQKLVPGYERALAQTEEGINLCMALKEKGQALVAGLK